CTTTGATGCTACTCGTAATTCAGAACCAATACATGATTGCAAAGAATGCAGCAACAAGGGAACACATTGATCAAAGAAGACAATAAATCTTTACATATGATTTAAATACTTCATGCACTTGAACTGTGTATATTCTTACATTGATTGAAGAAGGAAGGGGTATGACTGTGATGGGTGTATTCAACATTTATACATTATGCTGAATCTGTCTGAATTTTGTTACTTTAGAGGTACTAGTTCACACTAAGATTTGTCCCATATGGTGACCCAATAATATTTCACTTTCTACAATACCTTTGGCTATCAAGGTAAGAGAGACTGAGTCATTTTCTGTATCCTTAACAGAATACAATGAGAGATAAAGGCCGATTTTCATAGagaaagctttgttttcactTCATTCCTTCAAAGATGTACTCATGTCTGACACATACACTTGGAGGCATGACATTAGTATTTAGGGAAACAGTGTGTTGTATTTTTTGGCCACTGTTAGGTTTGAGAATGAGGCACTTCGTTTCAGAGGAAATCAAGTACAgataatttaattatatttaaGTTATCAAGGTAAGTTAGTAAAATGGAAGCAAGGATTCTTTGATTCAAGGTGATAAGCAACTAGCAAACAAAATATACTATGATACATTAATTTTGGAGAGATGGACTAGTTAAAATCTCATAATTACAGTAAACTGTAAACTGAATTGGATAACTTTACacagaaacaagaaaaccTGACTCCGAAAACAAATGTGGCACAATTGTAATCTAAACACAGTCTTATGGGTGGGCCATAATGAAAAGGTTCTGCACCCTGCCATTTCCTATGAAACGATCTCATTCCACAGGGTGACTCTTTATTTGACCACACCATCTCTCctgccataataattatttagccTTACTTTCAGGGACGTCTGCTTTCAGTTTcatgcaaaagaaattttacttttcaaactGAGTTTAAGTGtaaaatttttacaacatGGTCACTAGTTCTATTTTCAAATGGAATGAGGACTCTTATTTACAGCAAACATAACTTCCCACTCAGTCCCGCTTTGAAATAGAACCTGaagtgaatttgaaaatggcttACTTAATTTCACAAGTGTTTTGCGTATCACATTCATATTGGAGTCCCTTAAGGATTATCTCCATGATACCAGGATCCCCACATGCCATTAGCAATGAAAGGGAAACCAATGTGTCACTAACATCTCCACAGATACTCATTAAGGAAGAAAGATTGCCAGACAAGCCAAAACAAcactcaaaattaataaaaaagtttAACAAAGTTATATAAAAGCACAACACTGACCTTTGATCATTTCATACATCTTCTCTACAAGTGTTCTGCATTGGCCTTCCCACTGGTATTTCTCTGCATAGTTTTGACGAAGCAAAACAGCTTCCTCCAGTCGTACTTCCCTTTCCTTTCTGCAAACTGCCTTAATTGCCTCTGCCCACTTCTTTGAATCTTCATCATTGAATTCTAAATTAACCACACAGTTTGAACCATAGGGAACCTTTTTCAAAGCCTTGCCAATACCAGAATTTCCACTGACAAGCACAGGAAGACCAGCAGACAAAGCCTCGAGTGCAGCCAGACCAAAACCCTCAGTTCTTGAGGGCATTATAACAAGGTCAGCTTCATAAAACTCCTTAACAAGCTGTTCTCTGTCCTTTGCCCTGCGCACAATGAGTTGAATGGGTAAAATGCCTTCTTTAAGGAATCTTTCCTTCACTTGATCCTCTTTTCCTTCTGGTGCACCAACAAACACGAGTTTGAAAGAGCCTTCTTCTTTCAGCTTAGcaactgcacgtgcagcaagGTCATATCCTTTGACACCAAAATCTTCACTATCACCACGTCCAAAGACTAAAACACGAAatgtttctctttctttagCAGCTTGATTTATATTAGAAAACTCTGAAAAGATGCCTGGGGTGAGATTTATGACATCTTGATCCTTTCCACAAGAACGCAAATAGCAACCAAAGGCTTCGGTCAATTTGGGTCCTACCGCCACAACTTGATCTGCCAATTCGCAGAGTTCAACCTCATCCTGGTGCTTTTTTGCAGCTTTGACAGTGGGATCAGCATAGTCCTTAAACATGCCAAGTTCTTCAGGGTCTGTGTGAACAACCTGAATCCACTTGCAGTCAGGGTGTACTTCTTTTATGACAGGAACCTGCCGACCAAGGTGGATACCATGACCTATCACAACATCCATAGGATGATCTCTTGGAATCGATGCTAACCAGTCAATTGGATCATATGCaagctttttctttgctttaagAAGACGGACACCTAAGCCAGCGGCTGCTCTTTCATCTTCTTCACTACACAGAGGAAGGTACATGCTGACTTCCACATTGTCATTCTTTGCCAACTGAATAGCAAGCTCTCTGTTAATCGTGGACAAGCCTCCTTTTGTAGACCCCCACTCACTACTTAACAAAGTAACTTTTAGTTTCCTCCTGGGAATCAAACTTGCACAGCCTTCCGGGGCTTCCCGTGACAACGGCCCTGATGTGCCTGGAAAGGATGAACcctaaaacaaaacatgaacTTATGGTAAGCTCcaaattcaaataataaaaatggaGATCTTAAAAGGATTGAgtgaacattttcaaaaaagaattgactgatcAAATCAAAATGAGGGAAAATAATGAATGTAAACATCATGCAATGGATATGATTAAACAGTTAAACTATAGAATAGCAAATTATTAAGTTTTTTCGTTACAATAAGTCTTTGTATAACTATAATAATCATATATAGCAGCTTGATTTCTACACACACAAATTAACACTACTATTTGTACCAGTGCTGTATAACATTATTTCTGACCTATTTGATTAATTtgcaaaatgtaaaacaatGCACctctaggaaaaaaattacaatgcGAGGAAAATCTTGTAAATTAATAACTCACAAGATTAAATGATTACCATTCACAAGGAATACATAGAAATTAAGCTGCAAGATACAAATAATGGTATCTATACTCATCAGCTACACAAAAATTTCAAGCTTTTACAAGTCAGCCGATCTATGAATGTTCAAGGGATGTTTGATTGCTAGCACTTTCTGTTCCCAAGAGTTTTGCTTTGGGGTGTCATGAAGACTGATGTTTGCAAAGCTATTTACCGTAAAAAAGTTCTCCTGTCCTAACTTTACCACTTCATTTTAACCATTTAACCTCCCATGAGCACTAATTAATGGACCATTa
The DNA window shown above is from Acropora palmata chromosome 7, jaAcrPala1.3, whole genome shotgun sequence and carries:
- the LOC141886265 gene encoding uncharacterized protein LOC141886265 — encoded protein: MATQGSSFPGTSGPLSREAPEGCASLIPRRKLKVTLLSSEWGSTKGGLSTINRELAIQLAKNDNVEVSMYLPLCSEEDERAAAGLGVRLLKAKKKLAYDPIDWLASIPRDHPMDVVIGHGIHLGRQVPVIKEVHPDCKWIQVVHTDPEELGMFKDYADPTVKAAKKHQDEVELCELADQVVAVGPKLTEAFGCYLRSCGKDQDVINLTPGIFSEFSNINQAAKERETFRVLVFGRGDSEDFGVKGYDLAARAVAKLKEEGSFKLVFVGAPEGKEDQVKERFLKEGILPIQLIVRRAKDREQLVKEFYEADLVIMPSRTEGFGLAALEALSAGLPVLVSGNSGIGKALKKVPYGSNCVVNLEFNDEDSKKWAEAIKAVCRKEREVRLEEAVLLRQNYAEKYQWEGQCRTLVEKMYEMIKVAGGKKEVYSPFPEDKPPLISLEQIKAGDIAKSPKTWSDDHLPMDILLLTTVEGSDFLNCFSFLDQPFKSYKKEIGFVYFGYMGDASDQGRLKVALMTCSKGAATPGGALTVVRNAVTVLRPKAVFSVGTCSSLNWEKVKKGHVVLSSKLTTPQGIKTPVSRLLASLVRDAPYGWVAPLKNPGELEIKVHCDGDILSQSLGDKCQYDDIFKQYPEAIAIETEGEGVYAAAYDANIEWVIVKGVASYFHQRQSATPDWMSFASTMAASLVAKMLNDMKIFQEWRHYDQG